A window of the Lolium perenne isolate Kyuss_39 chromosome 7, Kyuss_2.0, whole genome shotgun sequence genome harbors these coding sequences:
- the LOC127300991 gene encoding uncharacterized protein: MAGGKRRYKRNPTAGGPRHSAGAGRRRSLPELPSFVSPTSVAAAFGPSSSAGRGRGRGGRRGGASPSAAHAVPFSYTTPLRPCSASSGGATQVLEVGIDTAPCADPPASVSMYSYQVVGGIGLGFNGDDDAEDDEAGEHLGLGFLDRARGNGEMDNLPVEEASFVTPRRQPKAKGRQNGGYISIGGVRIYSEDTSSPESEGMGDSDEESDSEYEVGDRNADVDSDEEDSDDAEGDRDSDEDDSRSGSEEGLSIGDSSVDDDVVADYMEGIGGSEELLSSKWVAGMKLADSEEEEEDDDDEMNTDDDEDGFLKKGKEKLEGYALMRASEQYGMKRPNSAERRKGKSTIGRDCDRGLASLRVMGLEDVMMVKDVRMANRSRKGEKGSSSQLSSSWPNEGRKSKKYHSVPGEKKKHKKELIAKKRRQRMLSRGVDLQQIDTKLRKMVVNRLDMLCFQPMHSRDCSQVQRIASIYQLKSGCQGSGNKRFVTVTLTGQSSLPSADGQVRLDKLLGTEPEDFGVNWNSSKRPGKVKGLSAPGKLARQHDSCGKAPVKQVSFAERPVSFVSSGTMAETIAETVAVGSSGAEASLEKVVESNSFKLGTFEMHTKGFGSKMMAKMGFIEGTGLGKDGQGIVQPIQAIHRPKSLGLGVEFDSEAEAVKARLEPPSNAKPEPSKARSEQRGSTRPLQMNNVGTFERHTKGFGSKMMVRMGFVPGSGLGKDGQGIVNPLAAVRRPKSRGLGAMDKY; encoded by the exons ATGGCCGGCGGCAAGCGCCGGTACAAGCGCAATCCCACAGCCGGCGGACCCCGTCACAGCGCCGGCGCCGGACGCCGACGCTCGCTACCCGAGCTCCCGTCCTTCGTCTCCCCCACCTCCGTCGCCGCTGCGTTCGGCCCTTCCTCCTCGGCCGGCCGGGGGCGCGGCCGCGGCGGCCGGCGCGGCGGCGCTTCGCCCTCCGCGGCCCACGCCGTCCCATTCAGCTACACCACCCCTCTTCGCCCTTGCTCCGCCTCCTCGGGCGGGGCAACGCAGGTGCTGGAGGTGGGCATCGACACCGCCCCCTGTGCCGATCCGCCCGCCTCCGTCTCGATGTACTCATACCAAGTGGTCGGAGGGATCGGGCTTGGATtcaacggcgacgacgacgcggAAGACGACGAGGCCGGTGAGCATCTCGGATTGGGATTCCTGGATCGCGCCCGCGGCAACGGGGAGATGGACAACCTTCCGGTGGAGGAAGCCTCCTTCGTGACGCCGAGGAGGCAGCCCAAAGCAAAAGGGAGGCAGAATGGGGGATATATCTCCATTGGGGGAGTTAGGATCTACAGCGAGGACACCTCATCACCGGAATCAGAGGGGATGGGCGACTCAGATGAGGAATCCGACTCCGAGTATGAGGTCGGAGACCGCAATGCCGATGTTGATAGCGATGAGGAAGATAGCGATGACGCCGAGGGAGATCGGGATTCTGATGAGGACGACTCACGGTCCGGCTCAGAGGAGGGTCTCAGCATCGGGGATTCGTCGGTTGatgatgacgttgttgctgattACATGgaggggattggcggcagcgaggAGCTGTTGAGCAGTAAGTGGGTGGCCGGCATGAAATTAGCTGAttcggaagaagaagaagaagatgatgatgatgagatgaataCAGACGATGATGAGGATGGGTTCCTGAAGAAGGGGAAGGAAAAGCTTGAGGGTTATGCGCTAATGCGTGCATCTGAGCAGTATGGGATGAAGAGGCCGAACTCTGCTGAGAGGCGGAAGGGAAAGAGTACTATTGGCAGAGATTGTGACAGGGGCCTGGCTAGTTTGCGTGTCATGGGGCTGGAGGATGTGATGATGGTAAAGGATGTACGGATGGCAAATCGGTCAAGGAAGGGCGAAAAGGGTTCATCGTCTCAGCTCTCCAGCTCCTGGCCTAATGAGGGTCGGAAGAGCAAGAAGTATCACAGTGTCCCAG GTGAGAAAAAGAAGCACAAGAAGGAACTCATTGCAAAGAAGCGCCGTCAACGAATGCTAAGCAGAGGAGTTGATTTGCAGCAAATTGATACT AAACTGAGGAAGATGGTTGTCAATCGCCTTGATATGTTGTGCTTTCAGCCAATGCATTCTCGGGACTGTTCTCAG GTACAACGCATTGCGTCTATTTATCAATTGAAAAGTGGCTGTCAAGGTTCAGGCAATAAAAG GTTTGTTACAGTGACATTAACTGGACAGTCTtccttgccatcagcagatggtCAAGTTCGACTTGATAAG CTTCTGGGGACTGAGCCTGAAGACTTCGGTGTCAATTGGAACAGCTCCAAAAGACCAGGAAAAGTGAAGGGCCTTTCAGCTCCAGGAAAATTGGCAAGGCAACATGATTCTTGTGGGAAAGCTCCCGTGAAACAGGTCTCATTTGCGGAGCGTCCTGTATCTTTTGTGTCCTCTGGCACTATGGCGGAAACTATTGCTGAGACAGTAGCAGTTGGCTCGAGTGGCGCTGAGGCCTCATTGGAGAAAGTTGTTGAAAGCAACTCCTTCAAGCTGGGCACTTTTGAGATGCACACCAAGGGCTTTGGTTCCAAGATGATGGCTAAGATGGGATTCATCGAGGGCACTGGTCTTGGCAAAGATGGCCAAGGGATAGTGCAGCCTATCCAAGCGATTCATCGCCCCAAATCTCTTGGGCTTGGTGTAGAATTCGATAGCGAAGCGGAGGCGGTCAAAGCAAGGTTGGAGCCGCCATCTAATGCAAAGCCAGAACCGAGTAAAGCAAGGTCAGAACAGAGGGGCAGCACACGGCCACTGCAGATGAATAACGTCGGCACTTTTGAGAGGCATACAAAGGGGTTCGGATCCAAAATGATGGTGAGAATGGGGTTTGTTCCTGGTTCTGGCCTGGGGAAGGATGGCCAGGGCATTGTCAACCCTTTGGCTGCGGTAAGACGACCAAAGTCGCGTGGTCTGGGAGCTATGGACAAGTACTAA